One window from the genome of Methyloradius palustris encodes:
- the rapZ gene encoding RNase adapter RapZ translates to MQLIIVTGLSGSGKSIVLKALEDSGYYCVDNLPATLLPEISQHLGIAHHDRVAISIDTRTAALETLPENIQALKAQGIDVQLLFLDSNNETLVKRFSETRRRHPLSNEEKTLAESIAHERELLSQLAELGHRMDTSNLSTNTLRSWVKDFVSMEESGLTLMFASFGFKHGIPLDADFVFDVRCLPNPHYDPVLRPLTGKDEPVAKFLAEQEAVAAMYADIQGYVERWLPCFVRDNRSYLTVAIGCTGGQHRSVYFVEQLGKYFKNSYKVQIRHREL, encoded by the coding sequence ATGCAACTCATCATCGTCACAGGGCTCTCTGGTTCAGGCAAAAGTATTGTACTGAAAGCCTTGGAAGACAGCGGCTACTACTGCGTTGATAACCTGCCCGCGACTTTATTACCCGAAATCTCCCAACATCTGGGTATAGCCCATCATGACCGCGTGGCTATCAGCATTGATACCCGTACCGCAGCGCTGGAAACGCTACCCGAGAATATTCAGGCACTCAAAGCCCAAGGCATTGATGTTCAACTGTTGTTTCTGGATTCAAACAACGAAACCCTGGTTAAACGCTTTAGCGAAACCCGTCGTCGCCATCCGCTAAGTAACGAAGAAAAAACGCTGGCTGAAAGTATTGCCCACGAGCGCGAACTATTAAGCCAACTAGCTGAGCTGGGTCATAGGATGGACACCAGCAATCTCAGTACCAATACCTTGCGTAGCTGGGTAAAGGATTTTGTCTCCATGGAAGAGAGTGGACTGACTTTAATGTTTGCGTCGTTTGGCTTTAAACATGGCATTCCACTAGACGCTGACTTTGTATTTGATGTACGTTGCCTGCCCAATCCACATTACGACCCCGTGCTGCGCCCACTCACAGGCAAGGATGAACCTGTCGCCAAGTTTCTTGCCGAGCAAGAAGCTGTGGCTGCCATGTATGCCGATATTCAAGGCTACGTAGAGCGCTGGCTACCATGCTTTGTGCGTGATAACCGTAGCTATCTTACGGTAGCTATCGGTTGCACGGGTGGGCAACATCGCTCTGTGTATTTTGTAGAGCAGTTGGGTAAGTATTTTAAAAACAGTTATAAAGTACAGATTCGGCATCGAGAACTTTAG
- a CDS encoding DUF4870 domain-containing protein: MTDIDQSVASPTPDEKNLAVLAHIGGALFSFVPSLIIWLLKKDDSAYISVASREALNFQITLLIAYAISWVLMFILVGFLVAGILWIANIVLCILAAVAASKGEQYQYPFTLRLIN, translated from the coding sequence ATGACTGATATAGACCAATCTGTTGCAAGCCCTACTCCAGACGAAAAGAACCTTGCAGTACTTGCCCACATTGGCGGTGCATTATTTAGTTTTGTACCCAGTCTGATCATCTGGCTATTGAAAAAAGACGATAGCGCCTACATATCAGTAGCATCCCGTGAGGCGCTGAATTTTCAGATTACCCTACTGATTGCTTATGCCATTAGCTGGGTCTTGATGTTTATTCTAGTTGGTTTTCTGGTCGCAGGCATACTCTGGATCGCAAATATTGTGCTCTGCATTTTAGCTGCAGTTGCTGCAAGCAAAGGCGAGCAATATCAATATCCGTTCACGCTAAGACTTATTAACTAA
- a CDS encoding RNA polymerase factor sigma-54: MKQSLQLKFSQHLALTPQLQQSIRLLQLSTQELNQELETLLQENPLLERTTNTDQPVDLEAEAFVPNNTVQETSIPATDEPARQEEYGDDYFEFSSGNRWEDNSAGNDDENDFSFQESVSLTLREHLISQLKLMQFSERDQTLAMLLVDTINDDGYLEQPLEELLELLPDELEIDLLELQTALKHIQHLDPPGVGARSLAECLALQLQAMPEDTPHLGLAINVALQHLPILASRDYAKLRKTLQCDDDVLRAVQLMVTQLNPRPGSDFTKIGSDHYIQHEILVKKVKGLWIATLNDEVVPRLRINQLYAGILKRNRDSSSQYLMSQMQEAKWMIKNIQQRFSTILRVSQAIVDRQRNFFEHGEVAMRPLVLREIADELGLHESTVSRVTTRKYMLTPRGVYELKYFFGSHVSTESGGACSATAIRALIKQMVSEENAKKPLSDNQITDILSKQGIMVARRTIAKYRESLSIPAANQRKSI; encoded by the coding sequence TCACACCGCAGTTGCAGCAGTCTATTCGCTTGCTTCAGCTATCAACTCAAGAGTTGAATCAAGAGCTAGAAACCTTGCTGCAAGAAAACCCCCTGCTTGAACGCACCACCAATACTGACCAGCCTGTTGATCTGGAAGCAGAAGCTTTTGTGCCAAACAACACGGTGCAGGAAACATCGATTCCAGCCACTGATGAGCCCGCACGTCAGGAAGAATACGGCGATGACTATTTTGAGTTTTCCAGCGGTAATCGTTGGGAAGACAACAGCGCAGGCAATGACGACGAAAACGACTTTAGCTTTCAGGAGTCTGTCTCTCTTACCTTACGTGAACACCTGATCAGCCAGCTTAAATTGATGCAATTCTCAGAGCGGGATCAAACGCTCGCCATGTTGCTGGTTGATACCATTAATGATGATGGCTATCTTGAACAGCCATTAGAAGAACTACTGGAATTACTGCCTGATGAGCTCGAAATTGATCTGCTAGAGCTACAAACCGCGCTCAAACACATCCAGCATTTAGATCCTCCTGGCGTAGGCGCCCGTAGCCTAGCCGAATGCCTGGCATTACAACTGCAAGCAATGCCAGAAGATACGCCGCATTTGGGCTTGGCGATCAATGTAGCACTCCAACACTTACCCATACTGGCCAGCAGAGACTACGCGAAGCTGCGTAAAACCCTGCAATGCGATGACGATGTATTACGCGCAGTTCAGCTCATGGTCACGCAGCTCAACCCTCGCCCTGGTAGCGATTTTACAAAAATCGGCTCCGACCACTATATTCAGCATGAAATTCTGGTCAAAAAAGTCAAAGGCTTATGGATCGCCACGTTAAATGATGAAGTAGTGCCTAGGCTACGTATCAACCAACTTTATGCAGGTATTTTAAAGCGCAATCGTGACAGCTCCAGCCAATACCTGATGAGCCAGATGCAAGAAGCGAAATGGATGATCAAGAATATCCAGCAGCGCTTCTCGACGATTTTGCGGGTCTCACAAGCGATTGTAGATAGACAACGTAACTTTTTCGAGCATGGTGAAGTCGCTATGCGCCCGCTGGTTTTGCGTGAAATCGCTGATGAACTGGGTTTACATGAATCCACCGTCTCTCGCGTCACCACACGAAAATATATGCTTACACCACGTGGTGTGTATGAGCTTAAATATTTCTTCGGTAGCCATGTATCTACCGAATCTGGCGGCGCTTGCTCTGCCACTGCGATACGCGCATTGATCAAGCAAATGGTGAGCGAAGAAAATGCGAAAAAACCCTTATCAGACAACCAGATTACTGATATTTTGAGTAAGCAAGGAATTATGGTGGCACGACGCACCATTGCAAAATACCGCGAGTCTCTCTCGATACCCGCGGCTAACCAGCGCAAATCCATTTAG
- a CDS encoding HPr family phosphocarrier protein, whose protein sequence is MIKQEIEIINKLGLHARASTKLTQTASQFDSCEIWIERNNRRVNAKSIMGVMMLAASKGSKILLETDGKEERPAMDALVALINNRFGEPE, encoded by the coding sequence ATGATCAAGCAAGAAATAGAAATCATCAATAAATTAGGCTTGCACGCACGTGCTTCTACCAAGCTTACCCAGACAGCAAGTCAGTTTGATAGCTGTGAAATCTGGATAGAACGCAACAACAGACGTGTCAATGCAAAAAGCATCATGGGTGTGATGATGTTGGCAGCCAGTAAAGGCAGCAAAATCCTGCTTGAGACAGATGGCAAAGAAGAACGGCCTGCGATGGATGCTTTGGTAGCGCTCATCAATAACCGATTCGGTGAGCCAGAATAA
- the ptsP gene encoding phosphoenolpyruvate--protein phosphotransferase produces the protein MKPAFKVSFTMHGVGVSRGIAIGQAHLVSNALIEVVQYEVPNNLIADEIKRLEKAFKVVKHDLETIRKELPSSGPAELSAFVSTHLMIMADHSLAETPKEIIKREQCNAEWALKQQMEEIVAQFDKIEDEYLRERKQDVVQVVERIIKVLLGHPSQVSIKAQESAIILVAHDLSPADAIQFKQHQFAAFITDVGGATSHTAILARSMNIPSIVALQKSRELIRDGELIIVDGSQGVVIVSPSSETLEEYKLRQEQWELEEQKLKRIKLNKAVTMDGTAIELHANIEVPEDVVQVKAAGATGIGLYRTEFLFMNRREMPDEEEQFIAYRKVAKDMKGLPVTIRTLDLGADKEMNSDVVRTCTNPALGLRAIRLCLSEPQIFMAQLRAILRASHFGNIKILIPMLSSLNELRQSLQILERAKQSLRAEKLPFDEDIEVGGMIEVPAAALCAEAFARELDFLSIGTNDLIQYSLAIDRTDDTVSHLYNPVHPAIMMLIEMTIRAGNKLGKPVSVCGEMAGDEKLTRLLLGFGLRQFSMHPSNILSVKRQVLKSNLPDITSTARKILNNQDVDKIEPLLQKLNLQ, from the coding sequence ATGAAACCAGCCTTTAAAGTCAGCTTTACCATGCATGGCGTCGGCGTCTCGCGCGGGATTGCCATTGGTCAGGCGCACCTAGTTTCAAATGCATTGATTGAAGTAGTGCAGTACGAAGTACCGAACAATCTGATCGCAGACGAAATAAAACGCCTGGAAAAAGCCTTTAAAGTCGTCAAGCACGATCTTGAAACCATACGCAAAGAACTGCCTTCTAGCGGCCCCGCAGAGCTTAGCGCATTTGTCAGCACGCATTTGATGATCATGGCCGACCATAGCTTGGCCGAAACGCCAAAAGAGATCATCAAACGCGAGCAATGCAATGCGGAGTGGGCACTCAAACAACAGATGGAAGAAATTGTTGCCCAGTTCGACAAAATCGAAGACGAATACCTGCGCGAGCGCAAACAAGACGTAGTGCAAGTGGTGGAACGTATCATCAAGGTCTTGCTTGGCCACCCCAGCCAAGTGTCAATCAAGGCCCAGGAAAGCGCGATTATTCTGGTAGCACATGACCTCTCACCCGCAGATGCCATCCAGTTCAAGCAGCATCAGTTCGCTGCATTCATTACCGATGTAGGCGGGGCTACTTCGCATACGGCGATTCTCGCGCGCAGCATGAATATCCCCTCCATCGTCGCCCTGCAAAAATCACGCGAATTGATCCGTGACGGCGAGCTGATTATTGTTGATGGTAGCCAAGGCGTTGTGATCGTCAGCCCAAGTAGCGAAACGCTGGAGGAATACAAACTACGTCAAGAGCAATGGGAGCTCGAAGAGCAAAAGCTCAAGCGTATCAAGCTCAATAAAGCAGTCACCATGGACGGTACAGCGATTGAATTGCATGCCAATATTGAAGTACCAGAGGACGTAGTACAGGTAAAAGCCGCAGGTGCAACAGGCATAGGGCTTTATCGCACCGAGTTCCTCTTCATGAATCGCCGTGAAATGCCCGATGAAGAAGAGCAATTCATCGCTTATCGCAAAGTGGCCAAGGACATGAAAGGCCTGCCAGTGACCATCCGTACGCTGGATTTAGGCGCGGATAAAGAAATGAATAGCGATGTGGTGCGTACCTGCACCAATCCAGCATTGGGTTTGCGCGCGATTCGACTGTGTTTGTCAGAACCGCAAATCTTCATGGCTCAACTACGGGCTATTTTACGGGCCTCACATTTCGGCAATATCAAGATATTGATACCCATGTTGTCATCGCTCAACGAATTGCGCCAAAGCCTGCAGATACTTGAACGTGCTAAGCAAAGTTTGCGCGCCGAGAAATTACCTTTTGATGAAGATATAGAAGTAGGCGGCATGATAGAAGTACCTGCTGCTGCTTTATGTGCTGAGGCCTTTGCGCGGGAACTGGATTTTCTCTCTATCGGCACTAACGACCTGATTCAATACTCACTCGCGATTGACCGCACCGATGACACAGTTTCGCACCTGTATAACCCTGTGCACCCAGCCATCATGATGCTGATCGAGATGACCATACGCGCAGGCAACAAGCTCGGTAAACCTGTTTCAGTTTGTGGCGAAATGGCTGGGGATGAAAAACTCACGCGCCTGTTATTAGGCTTTGGCTTGCGCCAGTTTTCAATGCATCCATCTAACATACTGAGCGTTAAACGTCAGGTGCTCAAAAGCAATTTACCCGATATCACCAGTACTGCACGCAAAATACTCAATAATCAGGACGTCGATAAAATTGAACCATTGCTGCAAAAACTCAATCTTCAATAA
- a CDS encoding M3 family metallopeptidase encodes MSENQLLDNPLLDFSGLPKFDRVKAEHVTPAVDYLLSQGRELLETLSTSSIAPTWQNFAYPLEDFEEKLSRAWSQVSHMNSVVNSPELREAYNDNLSKLTAFYADLSQDERLYKKFRDLKSSPEYSQLNTAQKKIIENELRDFRLGGAELPDAEKARFKVIQEELSSLSAKFEENLLDTTNDFSLILKDASNLQGIPADVLQAAADAAKEEGKSGYKFTLHFPSYMPVLQYADNRDLRATLYRAYATRASEFGKPEWDNTSLIKDILKLKQESAKLLGFNNYAEVSLSTKMAGKPAEVTDFLDTLGKRAKPFALRDMQELKEYAANKLGLRELEAWDIAYASEKLREEKYAFSDQEVKQYFPESQVLHGLFKVTETIFGVHVKKSQAPVWHADASFYEITDHQGKLVGQFYLDLYARNNKRGGAWMDEAITRRKKIDGLETPVAFLTCNFSPPVGGKPALFTHDEVNTMFHEFGHGLHHLLTKVDEYGVSGIKGVEWDAVELPSQFMENFCWEWEVLRHMTKHVETGAQLPRELFDKMVAAKNFQAGMQTMRQIEFSLFDIRLHGDFDPNGPETALDLIEQVRDEVAVVRPPKWNRFPNNFSHIFAGGYAAGYYSYKWAEVLSADAYSLFEENGVLSQETGQRFWSEILAQGGSRPALDSFIAFRGREPSIDALLRHNGMTN; translated from the coding sequence GTGAGTGAAAACCAGTTGTTAGATAATCCGCTACTCGATTTTTCAGGGTTACCAAAGTTTGACCGAGTCAAAGCAGAGCATGTCACCCCTGCAGTCGATTACTTGCTATCGCAAGGTCGTGAATTACTGGAGACATTAAGCACTTCAAGCATCGCCCCAACCTGGCAGAATTTTGCGTATCCACTTGAAGATTTTGAAGAGAAGCTATCACGTGCGTGGTCACAGGTATCGCACATGAATTCCGTGGTGAATAGCCCAGAGCTGCGCGAAGCCTATAACGATAACTTGTCTAAACTCACGGCGTTTTATGCCGATTTATCGCAAGATGAACGCCTTTACAAAAAATTCCGCGATCTTAAAAGTAGTCCTGAATACAGCCAATTAAATACTGCCCAGAAAAAAATTATCGAGAATGAGTTACGCGATTTTCGTCTTGGTGGCGCTGAATTGCCAGATGCTGAAAAAGCACGCTTCAAAGTTATTCAAGAAGAACTCTCAAGCTTGTCCGCCAAGTTTGAAGAGAATTTACTCGATACCACTAATGATTTCTCGTTAATTCTGAAAGACGCGTCCAATTTGCAGGGTATTCCTGCCGATGTATTACAAGCCGCAGCTGACGCAGCGAAAGAAGAAGGTAAGAGCGGCTATAAATTCACATTGCACTTTCCCTCTTACATGCCTGTTTTACAGTATGCCGACAACCGTGATCTACGCGCGACACTCTACCGCGCCTATGCCACCAGAGCTTCTGAATTTGGCAAACCAGAGTGGGACAATACGAGCTTGATTAAAGACATACTCAAGCTCAAACAAGAGTCTGCGAAACTGCTTGGCTTTAATAATTATGCTGAAGTTTCGCTGTCCACCAAGATGGCGGGCAAGCCTGCTGAAGTCACAGACTTTTTGGATACTTTAGGCAAACGCGCCAAACCTTTCGCGCTGCGTGACATGCAAGAGTTAAAAGAATATGCCGCTAATAAGCTAGGGTTACGCGAGCTTGAAGCTTGGGATATCGCCTATGCCTCTGAAAAACTGCGCGAAGAAAAATATGCGTTCTCAGACCAAGAAGTAAAACAGTACTTCCCTGAATCTCAAGTCTTGCATGGCTTGTTTAAGGTGACGGAAACCATCTTTGGTGTACATGTCAAAAAATCGCAAGCGCCTGTTTGGCACGCAGATGCCAGTTTTTATGAAATCACCGACCACCAAGGAAAACTGGTCGGCCAGTTCTACCTGGATTTGTATGCCCGCAACAACAAGCGTGGCGGTGCCTGGATGGATGAGGCGATTACACGCCGCAAGAAAATTGACGGGCTTGAAACGCCTGTGGCATTTCTCACCTGCAATTTCTCACCGCCAGTCGGCGGCAAGCCAGCATTATTCACACATGATGAAGTCAACACCATGTTCCATGAGTTCGGTCATGGATTACATCATTTGCTCACCAAAGTGGACGAATACGGCGTATCAGGCATCAAGGGAGTGGAGTGGGATGCCGTTGAATTGCCTAGCCAATTCATGGAAAACTTCTGCTGGGAATGGGAAGTGCTGCGCCACATGACCAAACATGTAGAAACTGGTGCGCAATTACCACGCGAATTATTCGATAAAATGGTCGCTGCCAAAAACTTCCAAGCTGGCATGCAGACTATGCGCCAGATTGAGTTTTCCCTCTTTGATATCCGCTTGCATGGCGATTTTGACCCGAATGGCCCTGAAACTGCCTTGGACCTTATCGAACAGGTACGCGATGAAGTTGCTGTGGTACGGCCACCAAAGTGGAATCGCTTTCCTAATAACTTTTCGCATATTTTCGCAGGTGGCTACGCTGCGGGTTACTACAGCTACAAATGGGCTGAAGTGTTATCCGCCGACGCCTACAGCTTGTTTGAAGAAAACGGCGTGTTATCACAAGAAACTGGACAACGGTTCTGGTCAGAGATTCTGGCGCAGGGCGGATCACGTCCAGCGCTGGATTCATTCATTGCATTCCGTGGGCGCGAACCTTCAATTGATGCTCTACTGCGTCACAATGGCATGACTAACTAA
- a CDS encoding PTS sugar transporter subunit IIA encodes MIGILIISHGNLAESLIHCATHVMGKKPELLGQVGIGMHDDPATVLPDALQLVKDLDQGDGVLILSDIYGATPCNIVGKLLVPGRVEGVAGVNLPMLVRTLTYRNGDLGKLVEKALSGGREGVFHFTEEACKQS; translated from the coding sequence ATGATTGGTATTTTGATTATCTCCCACGGCAACCTGGCTGAAAGCCTGATTCACTGTGCTACCCATGTGATGGGAAAGAAACCAGAGCTGCTGGGGCAAGTAGGCATAGGCATGCATGATGATCCAGCGACTGTGTTGCCTGATGCGCTGCAACTTGTTAAAGACTTGGATCAGGGCGATGGTGTGTTGATTCTATCTGATATTTATGGCGCCACGCCCTGTAATATCGTTGGCAAATTATTGGTGCCAGGGCGTGTAGAAGGTGTTGCGGGGGTGAATTTGCCCATGCTAGTGCGCACATTGACCTATCGTAATGGCGACCTCGGCAAGCTGGTTGAAAAAGCCTTGAGTGGCGGACGTGAAGGTGTTTTTCATTTTACAGAGGAAGCATGTAAGCAATCATGA
- the hpf gene encoding ribosome hibernation-promoting factor, HPF/YfiA family — MNLHLTGHHLEITPALRDYVQSKLARISNHFDHVIDVKVTFSVVKLAQKVEATLHVPGNDLHAESSDENMYHAIDTLSDKLDRQVLKHKEKQGDHHKTNGALKHQATE, encoded by the coding sequence ATGAACCTGCATCTTACTGGCCATCATCTGGAAATCACCCCTGCACTAAGGGACTACGTCCAGAGCAAACTCGCGCGCATCAGCAACCATTTCGACCATGTCATAGACGTGAAAGTCACGTTTAGCGTAGTTAAACTAGCGCAAAAAGTAGAAGCCACATTGCACGTACCGGGGAATGATTTGCACGCCGAAAGCAGTGACGAGAATATGTATCACGCCATTGATACGCTGAGTGACAAACTAGATCGCCAAGTGTTGAAACACAAAGAGAAACAAGGCGATCACCACAAAACCAATGGCGCTCTGAAACATCAGGCGACTGAATAA
- the hprK gene encoding HPr(Ser) kinase/phosphatase → MAEISVNQLYNDTRRNLKLTWVSGLDGGNNLLTSETVTKPSLALIGHLNFVHPNRVQVLGCAEMDYLRSLKSKELHQAIQNLFSTDLAAVVVANGEKPPKELNDASDQFQTPLFTSPLQSPGLMDVLSHYLAQAVAESTSAHGVFIEVQGFGILIKGSPAIGKSELALELISRGHRLVADDIVDFFRIAPDRLEGRCPPLLQDFLEVRGLGILNIRALFGDNAVKPTKPLDLIIQLEMADLVMPEKLDRLKVKSHHEKILGVKIPKVMIPVAAGRNIAVLVEVAVRNHMLLLRGINGTKQFMQRQHREINRSLRKAQATE, encoded by the coding sequence ATGGCTGAAATCAGTGTAAATCAACTCTATAACGATACCCGCCGTAACCTCAAACTGACTTGGGTATCAGGGCTCGATGGCGGCAATAACCTGCTGACCAGCGAAACTGTCACTAAACCCTCACTGGCCTTAATAGGCCATCTGAATTTTGTACATCCCAATCGCGTGCAAGTGCTGGGCTGTGCTGAAATGGATTACTTGCGCAGCCTGAAATCCAAAGAGTTACACCAAGCGATTCAAAATTTATTTTCAACCGATTTAGCTGCAGTCGTTGTTGCCAATGGTGAAAAACCACCTAAAGAATTGAACGATGCGTCGGATCAATTTCAAACCCCACTATTTACTTCGCCGCTACAAAGCCCTGGCTTGATGGACGTATTGAGCCATTACCTGGCACAGGCCGTGGCTGAATCTACCAGTGCACATGGCGTATTTATTGAGGTTCAGGGCTTTGGCATATTGATTAAAGGTAGCCCAGCCATTGGTAAGAGCGAGTTAGCGCTTGAGCTCATTTCGCGCGGACATCGACTGGTGGCAGATGACATCGTTGATTTTTTCCGTATCGCGCCCGACCGTCTGGAAGGACGTTGCCCGCCATTGTTGCAGGATTTTCTTGAAGTACGCGGGCTAGGTATCCTCAATATTCGCGCCTTGTTTGGCGATAACGCTGTCAAGCCTACTAAACCGCTGGACTTGATTATCCAGCTTGAGATGGCCGATCTGGTGATGCCAGAGAAACTGGATCGCCTGAAAGTCAAATCGCATCACGAAAAAATACTCGGCGTAAAAATACCCAAAGTCATGATTCCCGTCGCCGCAGGCCGCAACATTGCTGTACTGGTAGAAGTTGCTGTGCGTAATCACATGCTGCTACTGCGCGGTATTAACGGCACCAAGCAGTTTATGCAGCGGCAACATCGCGAGATCAATCGCAGCCTGCGCAAAGCACAGGCGACTGAATAA